One Phycisphaerae bacterium RAS2 DNA window includes the following coding sequences:
- a CDS encoding hypothetical protein (Glyoxal oxidase N-terminus), with amino-acid sequence MSNKSLVTATLIVVLSLSGLIPARGQTPAQDGQWSTPFSLPLIAIHSAVLPTGKVLMFSAEHGVPGIHAWLFDPASILGTPVLTNVPPPTGWNPDCAGHSFLPDGRLLVAGGTLQFNPLLGSKLAYLFDPWIEQWIQVEDMRAGRWYPTNVTLPDGRVVTMSGINDTDGGLNPDIELWDVNGANNWELLGQKYIPYYPYLHVLPSGLVFRSGPDSQTETFNPATSIWTPVDGTNASARFEAPSVLLPPTLNRVMLIGGYTGGSSLPTNSAEIIDFSTGTPTWTLTAHMGFRRMEFNAVILPTQKVLVVGGKASADGSPDQPVLTPEIFDPANPSWDQVAPHQIPRMYHSTAILLPDARVLAAGGDFQPTGEIYSPPYLFQGLRPTITSAPGWIAYGSNFALGFTSATGNNRVALISLSSVTHSVNMGQRYVLLAQGLAAGGAVSVPAPASGYLAPPGYYMLFVVNANGVPSVSQIVRVGERIPGDLNCDGMVNASDQSPFVNALLDPAGFSGCAILNADMNGDTLIDGQDIPGFVAALL; translated from the coding sequence ATGTCAAACAAAAGCTTGGTCACCGCAACGCTCATCGTCGTTCTTTCGCTGAGTGGGCTGATTCCTGCTCGGGGCCAGACACCAGCACAGGATGGACAATGGTCGACGCCGTTCTCTCTGCCGCTGATCGCGATTCACTCGGCCGTTCTGCCAACGGGAAAAGTCTTGATGTTCTCCGCCGAGCACGGTGTGCCTGGTATCCACGCGTGGTTGTTTGATCCCGCATCAATTCTAGGAACTCCGGTGCTGACCAATGTACCTCCGCCCACTGGCTGGAATCCAGACTGCGCCGGGCACAGTTTTCTGCCCGACGGTCGCCTCCTCGTGGCAGGGGGGACGCTGCAATTCAATCCTCTGCTTGGTTCGAAACTGGCGTATCTCTTCGATCCCTGGATCGAGCAATGGATACAAGTCGAGGACATGCGTGCGGGACGTTGGTACCCGACAAACGTCACTCTACCTGACGGCCGCGTCGTCACCATGTCTGGGATAAACGATACCGACGGGGGTCTCAATCCGGACATCGAACTTTGGGATGTCAACGGAGCAAACAACTGGGAGTTGCTCGGTCAAAAGTACATTCCGTACTATCCGTATCTCCACGTATTGCCAAGCGGCTTGGTTTTTCGCTCCGGACCCGACAGCCAGACCGAGACGTTCAACCCAGCGACGTCTATATGGACGCCGGTGGATGGCACAAATGCGTCCGCACGCTTTGAGGCGCCATCGGTTCTCCTGCCGCCCACCTTGAATCGAGTCATGCTCATCGGCGGTTACACCGGCGGTTCTAGTTTGCCCACGAATTCGGCCGAGATCATCGACTTCTCAACAGGGACCCCAACATGGACCCTCACCGCTCATATGGGCTTTCGCCGCATGGAATTCAACGCCGTGATTCTTCCGACGCAAAAGGTCCTCGTTGTGGGCGGGAAGGCCAGCGCCGACGGTTCGCCCGATCAGCCTGTTCTCACTCCCGAGATTTTCGACCCGGCGAATCCATCGTGGGATCAAGTCGCACCGCATCAGATTCCACGCATGTACCATTCGACGGCAATACTTCTCCCGGACGCCCGAGTGCTGGCAGCCGGCGGGGACTTCCAGCCAACTGGAGAGATCTATTCTCCCCCCTATCTCTTTCAAGGCCTTCGTCCGACGATTACGTCTGCTCCGGGCTGGATCGCCTACGGGTCAAACTTCGCGCTTGGGTTTACGAGTGCAACCGGAAACAATCGAGTGGCTCTGATCAGCCTGTCAAGCGTTACGCATTCAGTGAACATGGGGCAACGATATGTTCTGCTTGCTCAGGGTCTCGCGGCAGGAGGTGCCGTCAGTGTGCCAGCGCCAGCCAGCGGATACCTTGCGCCGCCCGGCTATTACATGCTGTTCGTAGTAAACGCCAACGGTGTTCCATCGGTGTCGCAAATCGTGCGAGTTGGAGAGCGTATCCCCGGCGACTTGAATTGCGATGGGATGGTGAATGCATCGGATCAGTCGCCGTTCGTAAACGCTCTGCTGGACCCAGCCGGCTTCAGCGGCTGCGCCATTCTCAATGCAGATATGAACGGGGACACCCTCATCGACGGGCAAGATATTCCCGGCTTCGTAGCCGCCCTGCTATAA
- the htrA gene encoding Putative serine protease HtrA, with the protein MFSVKPFFSVVSVAAMLMLAVASCRDGGANARHGIQTTAGDLQQQLEACRKQHAAQVSTAEVEVLRAKLRRYDGVAEEEGHRRAAMRRVMDSYSRGVCLIHGVFTFHERRGVTSAPVKDAEEKPIELEYLGSGFLVSDHGHVVTNRHVAEPWWNNERVAPLLAAGLEPTFIQLTATFPDHEPLSIDAKTIRVSTESVDVAVFVVSVKGIPVLPLSDRDPRELRGERLMLLGYPTGLSALLARADPDVAHAALAEAHDTTTLIEALSRRHAITPVITHGTLSDATGRQLIYDAVTTSGGSGGPVFGPDGDVIGVNFAILRDFQGSNFGVPIRFVQPLLP; encoded by the coding sequence GTGTTCAGCGTCAAGCCGTTTTTTTCAGTTGTATCAGTGGCGGCGATGCTCATGCTGGCGGTGGCCTCTTGCCGTGACGGCGGCGCCAACGCGCGGCATGGAATCCAGACCACGGCTGGGGATCTCCAACAGCAACTCGAAGCCTGCCGCAAACAACATGCCGCTCAGGTCTCTACCGCCGAGGTTGAAGTTCTCCGGGCAAAACTACGCCGCTACGATGGCGTCGCGGAGGAGGAGGGGCATCGTCGTGCGGCCATGCGACGCGTCATGGATTCGTACAGCCGGGGCGTTTGTCTGATCCACGGTGTCTTCACGTTTCACGAGCGCCGCGGTGTAACATCCGCGCCTGTTAAGGACGCTGAGGAAAAGCCCATCGAGCTGGAGTATCTCGGATCTGGCTTTCTCGTAAGCGATCACGGCCATGTTGTCACCAATCGCCATGTAGCCGAGCCCTGGTGGAACAACGAGCGCGTCGCACCGCTCCTGGCCGCCGGCTTGGAACCTACGTTCATCCAGTTGACGGCCACATTTCCAGACCATGAGCCTCTGTCCATCGACGCCAAAACGATCCGAGTCAGTACCGAGAGCGTGGACGTGGCCGTCTTCGTGGTATCGGTCAAAGGCATTCCTGTCCTTCCGCTCTCCGATCGCGATCCGCGCGAACTGCGCGGCGAGAGGCTCATGCTTTTGGGCTATCCGACAGGGCTATCGGCCTTGCTAGCCCGAGCCGACCCCGATGTTGCTCATGCAGCGTTGGCCGAGGCTCACGACACCACCACGCTGATCGAAGCGTTGAGCCGCCGTCATGCGATTACGCCGGTGATTACGCATGGAACGCTGAGCGACGCCACGGGCCGCCAACTCATCTACGACGCCGTTACGACTTCCGGCGGCTCTGGTGGTCCCGTGTTCGGTCCCGACGGCGACGTAATCGGCGTCAATTTCGCCATTCTGCGCGACTTCCAAGGCTCCAACTTCGGCGTTCCGATTCGCTTCGTGCAGCCCTTGCTCCCATAG
- a CDS encoding SLBB domain protein — protein MNGVPSQNIVIRPLDLIYVSHGAMGEYYMAGNVARPGAYETHGHGPTLKQAIAAAGGFGPLAWPSRVQIVRRLNNDEEQTFQVNLDAIFAGTEADVLLKPNDLVNVGTTALAPFLSVARNAFRFSYGFGFVYDRNFADSDTAQAREQVKSRRLQEAQSRGLPIR, from the coding sequence ATGAACGGCGTGCCTAGCCAAAACATCGTCATCCGCCCCCTTGACCTGATATATGTCTCGCACGGTGCGATGGGCGAATACTACATGGCTGGTAACGTCGCACGACCCGGCGCGTATGAGACCCACGGACATGGTCCGACGCTGAAGCAAGCGATTGCCGCGGCTGGCGGCTTTGGTCCGCTTGCTTGGCCGTCCAGGGTTCAAATCGTGCGTCGGCTCAATAATGACGAGGAGCAGACATTTCAAGTGAATCTGGATGCGATCTTCGCCGGTACCGAGGCCGATGTGCTGCTAAAGCCCAATGATCTAGTGAATGTTGGCACCACCGCCCTCGCGCCCTTTCTCTCCGTTGCGAGAAACGCCTTCCGGTTCTCGTATGGCTTTGGTTTCGTTTATGACCGCAATTTCGCTGATAGCGATACGGCGCAGGCACGCGAGCAGGTTAAGTCACGTAGACTTCAGGAAGCCCAGTCCCGCGGCTTGCCAATTCGTTGA